The following proteins are co-located in the Streptomyces sp. DT2A-34 genome:
- a CDS encoding bifunctional 2-polyprenyl-6-hydroxyphenol methylase/3-demethylubiquinol 3-O-methyltransferase UbiG: MARQLDEQIAGRFPVGQRLRVLDVGMGQGTQALRLARAGHQVTGVEQDPKMIAAAREELAGEPEGIRERVRIVQGDGRDTGVHFLPGSFDVVLCHGVLMYIKEPDPLLAGLARMLAPGGLLSLLVRNGDALAMRPGLAGDWAAALDAFDTTAYRNRLGLDVRADRLAELTATLAGIGAPLHTWYGVRVFTDTAADGAEIPADVEALLAVEERAGKTDPYRSVAALLHLCGVRG; encoded by the coding sequence GTGGCCCGGCAGCTCGACGAGCAGATAGCCGGGCGGTTCCCGGTCGGGCAGCGGCTGCGGGTGCTCGACGTGGGGATGGGCCAGGGCACCCAGGCGCTGCGCCTGGCCAGGGCCGGGCACCAGGTGACCGGCGTCGAGCAGGACCCGAAGATGATCGCGGCGGCCCGTGAGGAGCTCGCCGGCGAGCCCGAGGGGATCCGGGAGCGGGTCCGCATCGTCCAGGGGGACGGGCGGGACACCGGCGTCCACTTCCTGCCGGGCAGCTTCGACGTCGTGCTCTGTCATGGCGTGCTGATGTACATCAAGGAGCCCGATCCGCTGCTGGCCGGGCTGGCCCGGATGCTCGCCCCGGGCGGGCTGCTGTCGCTGCTCGTGCGCAACGGCGACGCGCTGGCCATGCGGCCGGGACTGGCCGGGGACTGGGCCGCGGCGCTGGACGCCTTCGACACCACCGCGTACCGGAATCGGCTGGGGCTCGACGTACGGGCCGACCGGCTCGCCGAGCTGACGGCGACGCTCGCCGGGATCGGGGCGCCGCTGCACACCTGGTACGGCGTACGGGTGTTCACGGACACGGCTGCCGACGGGGCGGAGATCCCGGCGGACGTGGAGGCGTTGCTGGCGGTCGAGGAGCGGGCCGGGAAGACGGATCCCTATCGGAGCGTCGCGGCGTTGCTGCATCTGTGCGGAGTGCGCGGCTAG
- a CDS encoding S1C family serine protease: MDARCFPALRPVVAAVAVLCCLGLLSACSGSPSSRSREEEGSTTQAAQAAAPRAVDDLQNGYLKVIKDVLPSVVQIQARNDLGSGVVYDGQGHIVTNAHVVGNEDSFRVTTANSEDTFTARLVFSYPQQDLAVIKLDKAPKGLKAAAFGDSAKVEVGQIVLAMGSPLGLSSSVTQGIVSATGRTVTEGRSEGGTGATIANMVQTSAAINPGNSGGALVNLDGRVIGIPTLAATEPGRGEGAAPGIGFAIPASTVRTIADQIVRDGKVTESGRAALGITGRTVVDDDYQVAGVAVVEVMAGGAADKAGIEPGDIITRLGDTDITTITSLAEELASDRPGERTTVTYTRNGSEKTVDVTLGEQ; the protein is encoded by the coding sequence ATGGATGCTCGCTGTTTCCCTGCCCTGCGGCCGGTCGTCGCGGCCGTCGCCGTGCTGTGCTGCCTCGGGCTCCTCTCCGCGTGCTCCGGCTCCCCGTCCTCGCGCTCGCGCGAGGAGGAGGGCTCGACCACGCAGGCCGCGCAGGCCGCCGCCCCGCGGGCGGTCGACGATCTGCAGAACGGCTACCTGAAGGTGATCAAGGACGTGCTGCCGTCGGTCGTGCAGATCCAGGCCAGGAACGATCTGGGCTCGGGGGTGGTCTACGACGGCCAGGGGCACATCGTCACCAACGCGCATGTCGTGGGGAACGAGGACAGCTTCCGGGTGACGACCGCCAACAGCGAGGACACCTTCACCGCACGGCTCGTCTTCTCCTACCCGCAGCAGGACCTCGCGGTCATCAAGCTCGACAAGGCGCCGAAGGGGCTGAAGGCGGCGGCGTTCGGGGACTCGGCGAAGGTCGAGGTCGGGCAGATCGTGCTGGCCATGGGCTCACCTCTGGGACTGTCGTCCAGCGTGACGCAGGGCATCGTCTCGGCGACCGGACGGACCGTCACCGAGGGCCGCAGCGAGGGTGGTACGGGCGCGACGATCGCCAACATGGTGCAGACGTCGGCCGCCATCAACCCCGGCAACAGCGGTGGTGCCCTGGTGAACCTCGACGGCCGGGTCATCGGCATCCCGACCCTCGCAGCCACCGAACCCGGCAGGGGCGAGGGCGCGGCGCCCGGCATCGGGTTCGCGATCCCGGCGTCGACAGTGCGGACCATCGCCGACCAGATCGTGAGGGACGGCAAGGTCACCGAATCGGGCCGGGCGGCGCTCGGCATCACGGGCCGAACGGTCGTGGACGACGACTACCAGGTCGCGGGCGTCGCCGTGGTCGAGGTGATGGCGGGCGGGGCGGCCGACAAGGCCGGAATCGAGCCCGGGGACATCATCACCCGGCTCGGTGACACGGACATCACCACCATCACCTCACTCGCCGAGGAGCTTGCCTCCGACCGGCCGGGCGAGCGGACGACGGTGACGTACACGCGCAACGGCAGTGAGAAGACGGTGGATGTGACGCTGGGTGAGCAGTGA
- a CDS encoding DUF3043 domain-containing protein, whose product MGSNPWHPVPLGFVFRSRAKEEKAQTADKALVTDSNQTRHPEAPKGRPTPKRSEAQSQRRSVANTSMTRKDAAKRQREERRAALEKQRQALAGGDERYLPARDKGPVRRFARDFIDSRFNIAEFFLPMAVVILVLSMVQVPALQNIALLLWLIVIVLIVLDSVLTSVRLKKRLAERFPDEPKRGAVAYALMRSLQMRRLRLPKPQVKRGERP is encoded by the coding sequence CTGGGGTCCAACCCCTGGCACCCCGTACCCTTGGGTTTTGTGTTCCGTAGCCGTGCCAAGGAAGAGAAGGCCCAGACCGCCGACAAGGCGCTGGTGACCGACTCCAATCAGACCCGTCACCCCGAGGCCCCGAAGGGCCGCCCCACGCCCAAGCGCAGTGAGGCCCAGTCCCAGCGTCGCAGCGTGGCCAACACGTCGATGACGCGCAAGGATGCCGCCAAGCGCCAGCGCGAGGAGCGCCGGGCCGCCCTGGAGAAGCAGCGCCAGGCGCTGGCCGGGGGCGACGAGCGGTATCTGCCGGCCCGTGACAAGGGTCCGGTCCGCAGGTTCGCGCGTGACTTCATCGACTCGCGCTTCAACATCGCGGAGTTCTTCCTGCCGATGGCCGTGGTCATCCTCGTGCTGAGCATGGTGCAGGTGCCGGCGCTGCAGAACATCGCGCTGCTGCTGTGGCTGATCGTGATCGTGCTCATCGTGCTGGACTCGGTGCTCACGAGCGTTCGCCTGAAGAAGCGGCTCGCCGAGCGCTTCCCCGACGAGCCCAAGCGCGGCGCCGTCGCCTACGCGCTGATGCGCTCGCTGCAGATGCGCCGGCTCCGGCTGCCGAAGCCGCAGGTCAAGCGCGGAGAGCGGCCCTGA